The genomic stretch CCATCGATGATATGTGCCGTCTTCACGCCATTCTTCACGGCATCGAGCGCGCAATCCACTTTCGGCAACATTCCGCCGGAAATGGTGCCATCCGCAATGAGTTCGGCCACCTTGGCCGCCGTCAGGCCGGTGAGGATCTTGCCTTTTTTGTCCAGCACACCCGCGGTGTTGGTAAGCAGGATGAGTTTTTCGGCCTGCAATGCGATCGCTATTTTGCCCGCGACAATATCGGCATTGATGTTGTATGCCGTCCCCTTCTCGTCAACGCCGAGCGGGGCAATAACCGGAATGAAATCTTCGGTATCGAGCAGGTCGATGATGCCGGTATCGATCTTCACGACCTCGCCAACAAGGCCAAGGTCAATTTTCTTGCGCTTGTCTTCCTTCGATGGAATGGTCATCTTGCGGGCGTGGATGAAGTTGCCGTCCTTGCCCGTCAGGCCGACCGCCTTGCCGCCCGCCTTGTTGATGAGGGTAACGATTTCCTGATTGACCAGTCCACCCAGCACCATTTCCACGACGTCGAGCGTTTCGTCGTCAGTGACACGCATTCCCTGAATGAATTGTCCCTGCTTGCCGATTTTCTCGAGGATACGGTTGATCTGCGGCCCGCCGCCGTGTACCACGACCGGGTTCATGCCAATCAGTTTCAGGAGCGTGATGTCTTCGGCGAAATCTTCCTGCAACGATGTCTCCGTCATCGCGTTGCCACCGTACTTGATGACGATGTTTTTATCCCAGAAACGCTGGATATACGGCAGCGCCTCGACCAGTACGTCAGCTTTCTGTGCGGCCGACAACCGCGGATGCGCGATCGCCGCGGCCGCGTGCGCGACGGCCTTCCTGGCCGCAGCGGGAGGCTTCGATTCCTTGGGGGTTTTGGCCGCCGATTTGGCAACGGATTTTTTGGGCATGATGTGGAGGCTCCTTGGGAAAATGTGGAGAAGTTTTTCTTAATGAATCTAGCGAACTTCGGTACGGGCTTCACGCGATAGCAGGCGCTTGACGGTTTCGCGCGGGTTGGCGTTTTCAAACAATACCGCATTCACGGCAGCGGTGATCGGCATGTCGACTTGATGCGACACCGCAAGCTTCAGCGCGGTCTGCGCGGAGTTCACGCCCTCGGCGACATGGCCGAGTTCGGCGAGAATGACATCGAGCGTCTTGCCTTCCGCGAGTTTGATGCCCACCGTGCGATTGCGTGAAAGATCGCCGGTCGCCGTGAGTACAAGGTCGCCCAGCCCGGTCAGCCCCATGAAGGTTTCCGCCTTGCCGCCCATTGCCACACCGAGTCGCACCATCTCGGCAAGTCCGCGCGTGATAAGCGCGGCGCGCGCATTCGTCCCAAGTTTCATCCCGTCACAAATGCCGGCCGCAATCGCCATCACATTCTTGAGCGCACCGCCCAGTTCAACACCTATCAGGTCATCGCTCGAGTAAATTCGCAACGCCGGGCCATTCAGTTCTGCTGCCATGCTTTGCGCAAAGGCGAAATCATTCGCGGCCAGCGTCAGCGCACACGGCAGGCCCCGGGCGACTTCCAACGCGAAACTTGGGCCGCTTAGCGCGCCATACAGGGTACCCGGCGGCATCAGTTCGGCGACGATCTCATGGGGAAGTTTTCCGCTCGCCCTGTCAAAACCCTTGCATGCCCACAGAATCGGTGCATGGGCGGGTTTCGCGAGAGTCAATACTTCTGTCAGGCTACCCGTGGGAGTGACAATCAGGACGAGATCCACGCCCGATAACGCCGCCGCCAATTGTGGGACGATATTCAGAGTTTCGGGTAGCGCCACATCGGGGAGATAGCGGCGATTGCGGCGTTCACGCGCGAGCACCTCCAACTGCGCGGGATCACGGCCCCAAAGCGATACGGCATGCCGGCCGGAAAATGAAATGGCCAATGCCGTACCCCACGCGCCAGCCCCCAGCACAGCAATCTTCACCGCACGCGCACCACGTCAGCCGCCCCAGACTTGAACGCTGCGCACAAACCCACTCTGGCCATCGCGATGACGGACGGGTATCCAGCCATCGGCAGCGGGGCCGGTCAATTCCAGCAGAACGCTGCGTTGCGCTTCAAATACCACTAACGCAGCGAGGGAAGGTTTCGCGCGAATTTCGGCGGATTTTGCCGTGACCTGCACGTAGCGCCTGTCGCCGAGCGCCCCATTTTCCACCCAGCCAATGGCGCCGTCCGCATCGCGGACCTTGGTCCATTTATCCAGTTTGACGAGTACTTCCAGCGGATAGTGGCGCGACAGCACGAATATCTTGTCGGCTTTATTGGAGAGACCGTCATAGAGGATCGCAGGCTTGTCCCCAATGGCGATATAGAGCGCGGCAGCCGTGGCTGCCACTGGCGGCGGCATGACGGGCGCCTGGGCAAACATCTCCGTTGGTACCAAACAAAACGCCGCCAAGCATGTGGCGGCGCTTCGAATTGTCATGAATGTGCTCATGACGATATTGTGCATCAATTGCAGCGAATCAGCCTGATACGCGGGCCGAATTTGTCAACCTAGTGCGTAACGGCAGGCGCAACGGCAGGCGTCGCCGGGGCTCCGGCGGCTTGCTGCGCCTCGTGCTGTTTTTGCGCCTGATAGAGCGCTTCAAAATTCACCGGGTTCAGCAATACGGGCGGGAAACCGGCGCGTACGATGGCATCAGACACCGTCTCACGAACATACGGGTACAGGATGTTCGGATTGCCAATTCCGAGAATCGGATCAAGGTCGGAATCCGGCACATTGCGAATCGCGAAAATGCCGGCCTGATTGGCTTCGACCAGGAACATGGTTTTTTCGCCTATCTTTGCGGTAACCGTCAGCGTCAGTTCGGTCTGGAACACGCCTTCATCGACTTTCATCGAAGTATGGTGAAGTTGCACATCGACGTTCGGCGCTTCACGCTCCAGGAAAATCTGCGGCGCATTGGGAATTTCCAGCGACAGGTCTTTAACGTATATTTTTTCGATGGAATAAACGGGCTGGTTCTGTTCGGTTGCGTCAGTCATCTCTTTTCCTTGGTAAGTTTTCTTCTAACTGGTAACGGGTGATTCAAGAAACTATGCGGCCAACAAAGGGACGAGGCCGCCTGCCCGGTCCAGCGCTGACAGGTCATCAAAACCGCCCACATGTTTTTCGCCAATGTAAATCTGTGGCACGGTACGGCGGCCGGTCTTCTCCATCATTTCATCGCGCTTCACCGGATCGAGGTCAATGCGAATTTTCTCGATGTCCGTCACGCCTTTCGATGCAAGCAATCGCTCGGCCATCTGGCAGTACGGGCACACCCCTGTCGAGTACATGGTGACTTTGGCCATGGTAGTTATTTTTCGACCGGCAGGCTGGCCTGCTGCCATGCACCGAAGCCACCGGCAAGTTGATAGACGTCCGCAAATCCGCGCTGCTTCAGGAGGCGCGCCGCCGAACCCGAGCGATTGGTGGTTCGGCAGGTAACAATTACCGGCTTGTCTTTGAACTTGTTGATCTCGTCCAGGCGCTTATCGATTTCCGCGAGCGGAATATTCTTCGATTTGGGGATGCGTCCCCCGTTAAACTCACTATTGTCCCGAACATCAAGTACCAGCGCATTGCCGGTGTTCATGAGGCGCGTTGCTTCCAATGTACCGATTTCCCGTGAGCCGCCCATCATTTTGCCGATTGTCGGCCAGACCAGCATCACGCCACTCAGGATGAATAGCAGCACCAGCATGATATTTTGTGAAATGAATTCGTACATGAACCGCAATTCTGAAAGTGGCGAAGATTGTGAACGGCGGCGCAGGAAATGGCGCCGCATAAAGCGTTCGTCGAAAACCTGATATTTTACCAACAAGTTGTCGCAAAATCCCCGTTTTTCCGCAATTTCCACCCAGCGAAGAAATGCGGGATAAATTCCTTGAAATCAACCCCTAAGCACTTATCCCATGAAAAAACTCGTTTTGATGCGCCACGGCGAAAGCGCCTGGAATCTGGACAACCGCTTCACCGGCTGGACAGATATTGATTTGACTGAAAAAGGTATTCAAGAGGCCATCCATGCAGGGCGGCTGCTCAAACAGGAACGGCTGGACTTTGATCTGGCCTACACCTCTCTGTTGACTCGCGCCATCCGCACGCTATGGATCGCACAGGAGGAGCTCGACCGGCGCTGGATCCCGGTGGTCAAGCATTGGCGTCTCAACGAGCGGCACTATGGAGCCCTGCAGGGCCTCAACAAAGCCGAAACCGCCGCCAAGTTTGGTGAACAACAAGTTCTTGCCTGGCGGCGAAGCTACGATGTTCCACCTCCGGCCTTGTCCACTGACGACGACCGCCATCCCTCAAAAGACTTGCGATATGCATCGCTGCTGCCGGAAGAATTACCATTGACCGAATGCCTCAAGGATACGGTTAACCGCGTCGTGCCCTATTGGCAAATGGAAATTGCGCCGCAGATTCGCGCCGGCCGGAATGTCATCGTCGCGGCGCATGGGAACAGTCTGCGCGCACTCATCAAGCACCTCGATCATGTTTCGGACGAACAAATTGTGGGACTCAATATTCCGACGGCGGTGCCGCTCGTGTATGAGCTGACCGACGAACTCAAACCGATGCGCAGTTACTACCTGGGAGATCAGGCAGAAGTTGCGAAAGCACAGGCGGCCGTGGCCGCCCAGGGGCGCGCGTCAGGTGTGGCAGGCAAAACTTGAGCGTCATCGGCATGTCGGGATGAATATTTCCCGCCGCCGGAATGGCTGATATCAAACCAATCGACGTGCAGCAGGGCAATGTTTCGATCCGGAAGATCGGGGCGACCCTTGCGTTTGCGCTCGCCTTTGTATCCGGCGTCGCGCAAGCAGACAAGCAGCAGGAACTGCGACAACTGCGTGAACGCATCCAAAAGCTCCAAAGCGATCTCGTCAAAAGCGAAGAATCGCGTTCCGAAGCGGCGGACGCACTAAAAACCTCGGAAAAAGCAATCAGCGAGGTAAATCGAAATCTGGTGGCGTTGGGCCTCGAGCAAGCACAGATTTCGCAAAGCCTGGCAGACCTGAATCGGCGCATCGAGGGCATACGCGCGGATGCGGCACAGCAACAGGAGTTGCTTGATCGCATGGTTCGTCACCAGTACATGCATGGCAACACCGACGGACTTCGCCTTCTGCTTGAGGGCAAGGATGTCTCGGAGGTCGAGCGGCAGATGCACTATTTCGGCTATGTCTCAAAAATGCGTGCGGTGCTGATCGGCCGGCTGAGAAAAAGCGCCGCCAGCCTGGCAGAGCTTGAGCTTGCGACCCGTCAGAAGCAGCAAGATCTGGCGGCCAACGCAAACGAACAGCGGAAGGCCCGCGGCACACTGCAGGCTGAACGCCTGGCAAGGCAAAAGATGTTTGTACGTATCAAGGCAGACATATCCAAGGGACGCCGCGAGATCGGGCGCCTTAAACGGGATGAAGATCGCTTGGGCAAGTTGATCGAACAACTGGCCAAAGCTATTGCCAGGAATCGCGAGGAACGACGGAACGACGGCAAGCCGGGCGGCATTCCGCGCAAAGGTGAGGCCGTTGAAAACGTGGCCGATGGCTCATTCGCAGGGCGCGCCTTTCAGACATTGAAGGGCAAATTAAAGTTGCCGGTGCGAGGGGAACTTCGGGGACGCTTTGGCAGCCCAAGGGAGGATGGCGGCGTAACATGGAAAGGTCTGTTCATCAAGGCTGATAACGGGCATGCCGTGCATGCCGTCGCCGATGGGCAGGTGGTGTACGCGGATTGGCTGCGGGGATTTGGCAATTTGCTGATTGTCGATCACGGCAGTGGCTACATGAGTTTGTATGGCAACAACGAAAGCCTGCTGAAAAATGTCGGTGATGCGACGCAAAGCGGTGAAACCGTCGCGTCCGTCGGCTCTTCGGGCGGCGCTTTGGAATCGGGTGTATATTTTGAATTACGCCATGAAGGCAAGCCATTTGACCCGATGAGGTGGGTCGGAAAATAGGCGGTGCCGTGCGTTTTTCGTTGGCAAGCATGTAAACCATTGAGGTCAGGATGAGCAACACGTTGAGCAATCGTATGAAAGCGGCGGGACTGGTCGGCATGGGTGGTATTGCCGGGGTGCTGCTCAGCCTCAATTTTTCGGCCGTGGCCGAGCGGCAAAGCACGACGCTAAACCTGCCTATCGAGGAAGTTCGCATGCTGTCGGAGGTGTTCGGACGCATCAAGAGCGACTACGTTGAAGCGGTGGACGACAAGCGGCTGATCAAGGAAGCCATCAACGGCATGTTGACGGGCCTGGATCCGCATTCGGCGTTTCTTGATGCAGACGCCTACAAAGAAATGCAAACCACCACTACCGGCACGTTCGGTGGCCTTGGTATCGAAGTGGGCGTGGAAGATGGTTTTGTCAAGGTCATTTCACCCATTGATGATACCCCTGCATATCGGGCGGGAATCAAATCCGGTGACTTCATCATTAAAGTCGATGAGACCAGTTTGCGAGGGCTTTCATTGACGGAGGCGGTCAAGCGCATGCGCGGCGAGGCTGGAACCGAAGCCGTCCTGACAATCCTGCGTCGCGGCGAAGCCAAGGAATTGGTGTTCAACGTCAAGCGAGCCAAGATTGAAATTCAGAGCGTACGTTCGCGCACTCTGGACCCCGGATATGCAGTAATTCGCCTTACCCAATTTGAAGAGGCAACCGGTGAAAAACTGGTCCGCGCAGTCAATGATGTGTACAAACAAAATGGTGGCAGCCTCAAGGGTCTGATACTTGATTTGCGCAACGATCCGGGTGGATTGCTCAATGCCGCCGTTGCGGTGTCCGCCGCTTTCCTGCCAAAGGACGCACTAGTGGTGTACACCGACGGTCGTGTTGAGGACGCAAAGATGCGACTGCATGCGCGCAAGGAAAATTATCTGCGTAATGCGAGTCGCGAGGACTATCTTGCAAAGCTGCCATTGTCCATCAAGAATGTACCGCTGATCGTGCTCGTGAACAACGGTACGGCGTCAGCGTCGGAAATCGTTGCGGGTGCGCTGCAGGATCACAAGCGCGCGAGCGTGATGGGTTCGCAAACTTTCGGCAAAGGCTCAGTCCAGACGATTCTGCCTCTGGGGAACAATAGTGCAATCA from Betaproteobacteria bacterium encodes the following:
- a CDS encoding S41 family peptidase; translated protein: MSNTLSNRMKAAGLVGMGGIAGVLLSLNFSAVAERQSTTLNLPIEEVRMLSEVFGRIKSDYVEAVDDKRLIKEAINGMLTGLDPHSAFLDADAYKEMQTTTTGTFGGLGIEVGVEDGFVKVISPIDDTPAYRAGIKSGDFIIKVDETSLRGLSLTEAVKRMRGEAGTEAVLTILRRGEAKELVFNVKRAKIEIQSVRSRTLDPGYAVIRLTQFEEATGEKLVRAVNDVYKQNGGSLKGLILDLRNDPGGLLNAAVAVSAAFLPKDALVVYTDGRVEDAKMRLHARKENYLRNASREDYLAKLPLSIKNVPLIVLVNNGTASASEIVAGALQDHKRASVMGSQTFGKGSVQTILPLGNNSAIKLTTARYYTPNGRSIQAKGIAPDVAVDDGSQRMSMREADLERHLVGDDEKKAADALKTKLEKLNMPPDIVPPDKNLKNMPISGLPGADGKTAGASVNAAVIKGSKSSAPEAEQKPVEYTALNGSDGKPIDFVLQQALNQLKGLPVASSPRALVANAGNAVTKAVPKAIEPKK
- the argB gene encoding acetylglutamate kinase is translated as MPKKSVAKSAAKTPKESKPPAAARKAVAHAAAAIAHPRLSAAQKADVLVEALPYIQRFWDKNIVIKYGGNAMTETSLQEDFAEDITLLKLIGMNPVVVHGGGPQINRILEKIGKQGQFIQGMRVTDDETLDVVEMVLGGLVNQEIVTLINKAGGKAVGLTGKDGNFIHARKMTIPSKEDKRKKIDLGLVGEVVKIDTGIIDLLDTEDFIPVIAPLGVDEKGTAYNINADIVAGKIAIALQAEKLILLTNTAGVLDKKGKILTGLTAAKVAELIADGTISGGMLPKVDCALDAVKNGVKTAHIIDGRVPHALLLEVLTSEGVGTLIRGASANRGQGR
- the secB gene encoding protein-export chaperone SecB gives rise to the protein MTDATEQNQPVYSIEKIYVKDLSLEIPNAPQIFLEREAPNVDVQLHHTSMKVDEGVFQTELTLTVTAKIGEKTMFLVEANQAGIFAIRNVPDSDLDPILGIGNPNILYPYVRETVSDAIVRAGFPPVLLNPVNFEALYQAQKQHEAQQAAGAPATPAVAPAVTH
- a CDS encoding rhodanese-like domain-containing protein — protein: MYEFISQNIMLVLLFILSGVMLVWPTIGKMMGGSREIGTLEATRLMNTGNALVLDVRDNSEFNGGRIPKSKNIPLAEIDKRLDEINKFKDKPVIVTCRTTNRSGSAARLLKQRGFADVYQLAGGFGAWQQASLPVEK
- a CDS encoding peptidoglycan DD-metalloendopeptidase family protein codes for the protein MADIKPIDVQQGNVSIRKIGATLAFALAFVSGVAQADKQQELRQLRERIQKLQSDLVKSEESRSEAADALKTSEKAISEVNRNLVALGLEQAQISQSLADLNRRIEGIRADAAQQQELLDRMVRHQYMHGNTDGLRLLLEGKDVSEVERQMHYFGYVSKMRAVLIGRLRKSAASLAELELATRQKQQDLAANANEQRKARGTLQAERLARQKMFVRIKADISKGRREIGRLKRDEDRLGKLIEQLAKAIARNREERRNDGKPGGIPRKGEAVENVADGSFAGRAFQTLKGKLKLPVRGELRGRFGSPREDGGVTWKGLFIKADNGHAVHAVADGQVVYADWLRGFGNLLIVDHGSGYMSLYGNNESLLKNVGDATQSGETVASVGSSGGALESGVYFELRHEGKPFDPMRWVGK
- a CDS encoding NAD(P)-dependent glycerol-3-phosphate dehydrogenase, translating into MKIAVLGAGAWGTALAISFSGRHAVSLWGRDPAQLEVLARERRNRRYLPDVALPETLNIVPQLAAALSGVDLVLIVTPTGSLTEVLTLAKPAHAPILWACKGFDRASGKLPHEIVAELMPPGTLYGALSGPSFALEVARGLPCALTLAANDFAFAQSMAAELNGPALRIYSSDDLIGVELGGALKNVMAIAAGICDGMKLGTNARAALITRGLAEMVRLGVAMGGKAETFMGLTGLGDLVLTATGDLSRNRTVGIKLAEGKTLDVILAELGHVAEGVNSAQTALKLAVSHQVDMPITAAVNAVLFENANPRETVKRLLSREARTEVR
- the grxC gene encoding glutaredoxin 3 codes for the protein MAKVTMYSTGVCPYCQMAERLLASKGVTDIEKIRIDLDPVKRDEMMEKTGRRTVPQIYIGEKHVGGFDDLSALDRAGGLVPLLAA
- the gpmA gene encoding 2,3-diphosphoglycerate-dependent phosphoglycerate mutase, giving the protein MKKLVLMRHGESAWNLDNRFTGWTDIDLTEKGIQEAIHAGRLLKQERLDFDLAYTSLLTRAIRTLWIAQEELDRRWIPVVKHWRLNERHYGALQGLNKAETAAKFGEQQVLAWRRSYDVPPPALSTDDDRHPSKDLRYASLLPEELPLTECLKDTVNRVVPYWQMEIAPQIRAGRNVIVAAHGNSLRALIKHLDHVSDEQIVGLNIPTAVPLVYELTDELKPMRSYYLGDQAEVAKAQAAVAAQGRASGVAGKT